One Eurosta solidaginis isolate ZX-2024a chromosome 5, ASM4086904v1, whole genome shotgun sequence DNA segment encodes these proteins:
- the LOC137253231 gene encoding uncharacterized protein, producing the protein MCDRDTDSGHSIILSWLEKISNDLDTVKSRESTPISLTSENTSFKVYDLLKSTVRGQLVLSFHHQKGYIDNKHQKTLTHCITESYIATGRKMNYSDMKQWENAICQIFPKEKPETYFLYRKKRKEESLRQTVFTEKTSHEEFLEKKCWLTHNCTPWDQVKSYWKETSVMRLNSGNSLKKLLEDWPRYSDSNGYELVEIDFENMYPGKSNKLFLKLENFYKKIMPILQSDVKDKASRELLLSKVLNTNISNDSKYLITMLLLHCILQPLRRNRNEKPTIADAQYDFITLVSTSNDIMPSISALIKDYADKKRTLQPGIIAVDTDFSDISKCYFVTASNGNVSHL; encoded by the exons ATGTGTGACAGAGATACCGACTCAGGGCATAGTATAATATTGAGTTGGTTGGAAAAAATATCGAACGATTTAGACACCGTGAAATCCAGAGAATCTACACCAATTTCATTGACGTCTGAAAATACGTCATTCAAAGTTTATGATCTTTTGAAATCGACTGTCAGAGGTCAACTTGTGCTTTCTTTTCACCATCAGAAGGGATATATTGATAATAAACATCAAAAGACGCTCACACATTGTATTACAGAAAGCTATATAGCCACCGGCCGGAAGATGAATTACTCAGACATGAAACAATGGGAAAATGCAATATGTCAAATATTCCCAAAGGAAAAACCG gaaacttattttttatatagaaaaaaaaggaaagaggAATCCCTCCGGCAAACTGTATTCACAGAAAAAACATCGCATG AAGAGTTCCTGGAGAAGAAATGTTGGCTAACACACAACTGCACACCGTGGGATCAAGTTAAATCGTATTGGAAAGAAACATCTGTTATGAGGCTAAACAGTGGAAactctttaaaaaaattgttggaGGATTGGCCCAGGTATAGCGACTCCAACGGTTATGAATTA GTCGAGATAGATTTCGAAAATATGTATCCAGGcaaatcaaataaattatttttgaagctggaaaacttttataaaaaaataatgccAATCTTGCAGAGTGATGTTAAGGACAAAGCAAGCAGAGAACTGCTGCTCTCTAAAGTTTTAAACACAAATATTTCAAATG ATTCTAAATACCTTATAACTATGTTGCTACTGCATTGTATTCTGCAACCACTGCGTCGTAATAGGAATGAAAAACCTACGATTGCTGATGCCCAATACGATTTTATAACTCTGGTTTCAACCTCAAATGACATAATGCCAAGTATTTCTGCACTAATTAAGGATTATGCTGACAAAAAACGGACACTACAGCCTGGTATAATAGCTGTGGACACAGATTTTTCGGATATATCGAAATGTTATTTTGTGACGGCCTCAAATGGAAATGTTTCTCAtttatga